The following is a genomic window from Planifilum fulgidum.
CTGCCACCAGGGGACGGCCAGTTGCTTTGAACAGCCGGATTCCTCCTTCGCGGGAGAAGAACACGGACGCTTCGCCATCCTGAATCGGTTGGAGGCGCTGATCGCATCCAGGGAGGCGGAGCGGCCCGAAGGCTCTTACACCACCTACCTGTTTGAGAAGGGACTGGACAAGATCCTGAAAAAGGTGGGCGAAGAGGCGGCGGAGGTGATCATCGCCGCCAAGAATCGATCACCGGAGGAACTCCGGTACGAAACGGCCGATCTGCTTTTTCATCTCCTCGTGCTTCTGCGGGAAGCGAAGCTTCCTCTGGACGAAGTGCTGGAGGAGCTGTCCCGACGTCACCGGAAAGGCTGAGGGCGTCGGAAACGCTTTGCCGGGAACCTCTGTTGTGGGAGCGGATGACGTGAAGCCGTCTCTCCCGGAGCGTTCTCGCCTTTGATTTCCGGCCGCGGGCCGCGTCCGAGCGGAAGCCGTAGGCCCTTCGCTGTTCGCTGTACGGATCGGACCCGTACAGCTGATAAAACAGTTTTCGGATCCGCCGGGATTGATCGGCGGATTCGCTGGCCAGCTGCAGGATCAGTTTCCTCTCTTCCAGCGTGCATTCTTCGGACAGGCATCGGGTGAGGGCGAGCATGGTGGCGTTGACCCGTTGCAGGCAGTGGATCAACTGTTCAGGAGAAGCCATAGGTGATCCCCCCAGTGATGGATGTCCGCCGGTTCGGCCGGGAAGCGGGAAGCCGGCGACCGGCCGTTTCCATCGTCGCTCAAGATGCGAACATCTGTTCGAGCAACATTTTATCCGATCAAAGGCCGATTGTCCATCGTTTTTTTTGTCGATCGTTGGGGAATTCAGAAAACCGGGGACGATGTTCCGCATCCCTTCCGATGCCGTCCGCGCCCGGAGCTCCATCTGCGGGCATGTTCCCTCCTCCATCCGGGGAATATCTTTGCTGTGGAAAATATGGTATACTTTTTATACCATACCACCGGCCAATCGGCCTGCGCCGAGTGGGGGGAAAATGAAAAAATCAGCAAAGAAACAGGCTCGTTCCAATAAAGTGGTCCGTCTTCGGATGGACGCCGGTTTCTTTTTTGAGCGGGCGGTCCGCTCCCTGGACCGTCACAATTACGACAAGGCCTTGAAATATTTCCGGATTGCCGCCGAGAAGGAACCGGACAATCCGATCAACCTGTGCAATCTGGCGGGGATCCTTTCCGAAATGGGTCGTTTCGAGGAATCGAACGAAGTGCTGGAAAGCATTTTGAACGAAGTGGATCCCCAGCTGCATGAATGTTATTTTTACATGGCGAACAATGCGGCCAACATGGAGGATTTCGATTTGGCCGAGGAATACCTGCTCCGCTACCTGGAGGAAGATCCGGAAGGGGAGTTTGCGGAGGAAGCCAACGAGATGTTGCAGATGTTGGCCTATGAGTTGGGCCGGGAGCCGCGGCAGCCGAATTACGGGGGCAAGTA
Proteins encoded in this region:
- the hisIE gene encoding bifunctional phosphoribosyl-AMP cyclohydrolase/phosphoribosyl-ATP diphosphatase HisIE, whose translation is MALTLDVSQVRFDERGLVPAIVQDAVSKEVLTLAYMNEEALRKTLETGETWFWSRSRQRLWHKGETSGNTQRVLSLTFDCDRDALLVRVIPAGPACHQGTASCFEQPDSSFAGEEHGRFAILNRLEALIASREAERPEGSYTTYLFEKGLDKILKKVGEEAAEVIIAAKNRSPEELRYETADLLFHLLVLLREAKLPLDEVLEELSRRHRKG